The proteins below come from a single Cannabis sativa cultivar Pink pepper isolate KNU-18-1 chromosome 3, ASM2916894v1, whole genome shotgun sequence genomic window:
- the LOC115708685 gene encoding basic helix-loop-helix protein 80 has protein sequence MAAFSSSSILLDSVYLPIINNHNMFMTNKNMCSELIMDHNNNNNNHFYSSSSSSDHHNHNHNPDHDDDEPNSSVTCKKQSNTTESSISGEQVTQKILPNKRKIRNNNNASFSNSTTHSKDNNNNNNNDHGRSGTRGKRQKNCSGDSGKLLGKKEENSNNNNNNKKKKCEEQETPPSGYIHVRARRGQATDSHSLAERVRREKISERMKMLQKLVPGCEKVTGKALMLDEIINYVQSLQNQVEFLSMKLASLNPMFYDFGMDLETFLVRPEGLNSNNNNNNMGSEIPSVPPPPCNQSQLTAFSLSDNITATTTNFPITANNNYPLIMDYNNLQQAHHRPTNTFINSHDNIGTVLWDMEDQRQSFLNPSEFNNLCSFN, from the exons ATGGCAGCTTTTTCATCATCATCAATCCTTCTTGACTCTGTTTATTTGCCCATTATTAATAATCACAACATGTTCATGACCAATAAGAACATGTGTAGTGAATTAATAATggatcataataataataataataatcatttctactcatcatcatcatcatctgatcatcataatcataatcataatcctgatcatgatgatgatgagccTAATTCATCAGTGACCTGTAAAAAACAGAGCAATACTACTGAAAGTAGTATTAGTGGTGAGCAAGTCACACAAAAAATTCTCCCAAACaagagaaaaatcagaaataataataatgcttcATTCTCAAATTCCACTACTCATTCCAAG gataataataataataataataatgatcatGGAAGAAGTGGTACTAGAGGAAAAAGGCAGAAAAATTGCAGTGGTGATTCTGGGAAATTATtaggaaaaaaagaagaaaattctaataataataataataataagaagaaaaaatgtGAAGAGCAAGAAACTCCTCCAAGTGGCTACATTCATGTTAGAGCAAGGAGGGGCCAAGCAACTGATAGCCACAGCCTTGCAGAAAgg gtaagaagagagaaaattagTGAGAGGATGAAGATGTTGCAAAAGCTTGTTCCTGGCTGTGAAaag GTAACTGGAAAGGCCCTTATGTTGGATGAAATTATCAATTATGTTCAGTCCCTACAGAATCAAGTAgag TTCCTTTCAATGAAACTTGCTTCTTTAAATCCCATGTTCTATGATTTTGGAATGGACCTCGAAACATTTCTGGTCAGACCAGag GGATTGAacagcaataataataataacaatatggGTTCAGAGATTCCTTCTGTGCCTCCACCACCATGCAACCAATCACAACTCACAGCCTTTTCATTATCTGATAACATCACCGCCACAACCACCAACTTTCCCATCACAGCCAATAATAACTATCCTCTTATTATGGATTACAACAACCTTCAACAAGCCCATCACAGGCCCACTAATACTTTCATCAATTCTCAT GACAATATTGGGACAGTCTTGTGGGATATGGAAGATCAAAGACAAAGCTTTCTTAATCCATCTGAGTTCAACAACCTGTGTTCCttcaattaa
- the LOC133036080 gene encoding uncharacterized mitochondrial protein AtMg01250-like: protein MMLRMGFHPRWVDLMMATVMNVKYTVVHSGRSMGPITPTRGIRQGDPLSPYLFLLCAEGFSSLIKQFERNGELKGCKVANGAPTISHMLFADDSYIYCRATEEEAQNVLRLLNLFEAASGQRVNYAKSSIFFSANTPMDLRRQIVQPFGNGSC from the coding sequence ATGATGCTTCGTATGGGCTTCCACCCTCGGTGGGTTGATCTTATGATGGCAACAGTGATGAATGTGAAGTATACGGTTGTCCATAGTGGTCGGAGTATGGGTCCTATTACTCCGACTCGCGGTATTAGACAAGGTGACCCCCTGTCACCTTACCTATTCCTTCTTTGTGCTGAAGGTTTTTCTTCTTTGATCAAGCAATTCGAAAGAAATGGTGAATTGAAGGGCTGTAAAGTAGCTAATGGAGCTCCAACTATCTCACATATGCTATTCGCTGATGATAGCTACATTTACTGTCGTGCTACTGAGGAAGAGGCTCAAAATGTCCTTCGTTTGCTTAATTTGTTTGAAGCTGCTTCGGGTCAAAGGGTAAACTATGCGAAATCTTCTATCTTTTTTAGTGCTAATACTCCGATGGATTTGCGAAGACAGATTGTGCAACCGTTTGGGAATGGTAGCTGCTGA